In Streptomyces puniciscabiei, a single genomic region encodes these proteins:
- a CDS encoding TMEM165/GDT1 family protein has product MISITVTALVFGVIFLAELPDKTALAGLVLGTRYRASHVFAGVAAAFLLHVVLAVAAGSVLTLLPRQIVHALTGVLFLGGAAVLLLKKGEDEEEIRKPADQSFWRVAGTGFMLILVAEFGDLTQIMTANLAARYDDPVSVGLGAVLGLWAVAGLGIVGGKALMKRVPLRLITQIAALLMLALGAWSLYEAVAG; this is encoded by the coding sequence TTGATCAGCATCACCGTGACGGCGCTCGTCTTCGGCGTCATCTTCCTCGCCGAACTGCCGGACAAGACCGCGCTCGCCGGCCTCGTCCTCGGCACCCGCTACCGCGCGAGCCACGTCTTCGCGGGTGTCGCCGCCGCCTTCCTGCTGCACGTCGTGCTCGCCGTCGCGGCCGGCAGCGTGCTGACCCTGCTGCCCCGGCAGATCGTGCACGCCCTCACCGGCGTCCTGTTCCTCGGCGGCGCCGCGGTGCTCCTGCTGAAGAAGGGCGAGGACGAGGAGGAGATCAGGAAGCCCGCCGACCAGTCCTTCTGGAGGGTCGCGGGTACGGGCTTCATGCTGATCCTCGTCGCGGAGTTCGGCGATCTCACCCAGATCATGACCGCCAACCTCGCCGCCCGCTACGACGATCCGGTCTCCGTCGGCCTCGGCGCCGTCCTCGGCCTGTGGGCCGTCGCCGGACTCGGCATCGTCGGCGGAAAGGCCCTGATGAAGAGGGTGCCGCTGCGGCTGATCACGCAGATCGCGGCGCTGCTGATGCTCGCGCTCGGCGCGTGGAGCCTGTACGAGGCGGTGGCGGGCTGA
- a CDS encoding HAD family hydrolase, which translates to MTATVTPTVLTARALLLDMDGTLVNSDAVVERIWRRWAERHGLDGDEVMKVVHGRQGHASMAVLLPGRPVEQNLADNARMLVEETADTDGVVEIPGAGAFLASLRGLPHALVTSADVPLSTARMNAAGLPLPEIRVTAESVGASKPDPEGFVKGAAELGVDPADCVVFEDSGAGITAGRAAGMTVVGVGPRAGQHGPDVVVPDLTRVRVEATGDGTIRLHIG; encoded by the coding sequence ATGACGGCCACCGTCACGCCCACCGTCCTCACCGCCCGCGCCCTCCTGCTCGACATGGACGGCACCCTCGTCAACTCGGACGCCGTCGTCGAGCGCATCTGGCGCCGCTGGGCCGAGCGGCACGGGCTGGACGGCGACGAGGTGATGAAGGTCGTCCACGGCCGGCAGGGGCACGCCTCCATGGCCGTACTCCTGCCCGGCCGGCCCGTGGAGCAGAACCTCGCCGACAACGCCCGCATGCTCGTTGAGGAGACCGCCGACACCGACGGCGTGGTCGAGATCCCGGGCGCGGGCGCCTTCCTCGCCTCCCTGCGCGGCCTTCCGCACGCCCTGGTGACCTCCGCCGACGTGCCGCTGTCCACCGCGCGCATGAACGCCGCCGGGCTGCCGCTGCCGGAGATCCGCGTCACCGCCGAGTCGGTCGGCGCGAGCAAGCCCGATCCCGAGGGGTTCGTGAAGGGCGCCGCCGAACTCGGGGTGGATCCGGCGGACTGTGTCGTCTTCGAGGACTCCGGTGCGGGCATCACCGCGGGGCGGGCCGCGGGTATGACGGTGGTGGGGGTCGGGCCGCGTGCCGGCCAGCACGGGCCCGACGTGGTCGTGCCGGACCTCACCCGGGTACGGGTCGAGGCCACGGGGGACGGGACGATCCGGCTCCACATCGGCTGA
- a CDS encoding peptidoglycan-binding domain-containing protein translates to MSESEGHSCPECGAPRGRDLSPSCDCTERAAEALRETRTAEAAAAEDFDPLRIRPYVKVAPTETTLPLRAAPERPEGARGSASTCGSTAGARPATTARQPNDNPPHPNDDPPHPMDNRPNRRSPRTALSSAAAAGTALALAGTALAAGFASGLFSYHTPSRERAAQEVRERVPMVTAPNPTAPAPASSPAPPHTPLPAPSAPASRPSPSVTPSTSPTPAVSATTSRPASPTAATTTFAAPRTTPVVAPVLQRGDQGPQVTELQERLRQLNLYGDRIDGVFTRPVEDAVRNYQLARGIQGDTLGVYGHATRQSLEAETSEP, encoded by the coding sequence GTGAGTGAATCCGAGGGCCACAGCTGCCCGGAGTGCGGCGCGCCGAGGGGCCGGGACCTGAGCCCGTCCTGCGACTGCACCGAGCGCGCGGCGGAGGCCCTCCGCGAGACCCGCACGGCCGAGGCGGCAGCGGCGGAGGACTTCGATCCGCTGCGGATACGGCCGTACGTGAAGGTGGCTCCCACCGAGACCACGCTGCCGTTGAGAGCGGCACCGGAGCGCCCCGAAGGGGCGCGGGGCAGTGCTTCGACATGCGGCTCCACCGCGGGGGCGCGACCAGCCACGACGGCGCGGCAGCCGAACGACAACCCACCACACCCGAACGACGACCCACCGCACCCGATGGACAACCGGCCGAACCGGCGGAGCCCCCGCACCGCCCTCTCGTCGGCCGCAGCCGCCGGCACGGCACTCGCACTCGCCGGCACGGCCCTCGCCGCCGGGTTCGCGAGCGGCCTGTTCTCGTATCACACGCCGTCCCGGGAGCGGGCGGCCCAGGAGGTCAGGGAGAGGGTCCCGATGGTGACCGCACCGAACCCGACGGCACCGGCACCGGCGTCCTCCCCCGCCCCGCCCCACACGCCCCTGCCCGCGCCCTCCGCTCCGGCGAGCCGCCCGAGCCCGTCGGTCACGCCGTCCACGTCGCCGACCCCGGCCGTGTCCGCCACCACGTCCCGCCCGGCCTCCCCGACCGCCGCCACGACGACCTTCGCCGCCCCGCGGACCACCCCGGTCGTCGCTCCGGTGCTGCAACGCGGCGACCAGGGCCCGCAGGTGACCGAACTCCAGGAGCGGCTGCGGCAGTTGAACCTCTACGGCGACCGGATCGACGGCGTCTTCACCCGCCCGGTCGAGGACGCCGTGCGCAACTACCAGCTGGCCCGGGGCATCCAGGGCGACACCCTGGGGGTGTACGGGCACGCGACGCGACAGAGCCTGGAGGCGGAGACCTCCGAGCCGTGA
- a CDS encoding MDR family MFS transporter, with protein sequence MALDTHGTEKEIKAAEHVTGNVFVSIGALLLGLLLAALDQTIVSTALPTIVSDLGGLEHLSWVVTAYLLASTAATPLWGKLGDQYGRKRLFQTAIVIFLVGSALCGMAQDMPQLIGFRALQGLGGGGLMVLSMAIVGDIVPPRERGRYQGLFGAVFGATSVLGPLLGGLFTEHLSWRWVFYVNLPVGAVALAVIATALRIPRRTAHHVIDYLGTFLIAAVATCLVLVASLGGTTWSWGSTQIVGLIGLGLLLAVAFVAVERTAAEPVLPLKLFGIRTFTLAAVISFIVGFAMFGAMTYLPTFLQVVHGISPTLSGVHMLPMVVGLLLSSTISGQIVSRTGRWKVFPLTGTAVTALGLLLLHRLDEHSPTAEMSVYFFVFGLGLGLVMQVLVLIVQNAVSYEDLGVATSGATFFRSIGASFGVAIFGTVFASRLGDKLAAAFRGAHLPPGVNANALKSDPRGIAALPPALRPAALHAYASAITDVFLYAAPVAVLGFLLAWFLKEDPLRGSVTAPDASETIPPNPVERSSYDECCRALSLLGTREGRREIYRKITERAGYDLLPAASWMLLRIRKYGSVEPGVLAERSPVPLEAVLAAARQVEERQLAERQGLDLYLTPSGRVVAEHLAKAREESLAELLGDWWEPGRSTDLTQLVRELTGELCGTDRERPHDATGAKVS encoded by the coding sequence ATGGCCCTGGACACGCACGGCACGGAGAAGGAGATCAAGGCCGCCGAGCACGTCACCGGCAATGTGTTCGTCTCGATCGGCGCCCTGCTCCTCGGACTGCTGCTCGCCGCGCTCGACCAGACGATCGTGTCGACCGCGCTGCCCACCATCGTCAGCGATCTCGGCGGTCTGGAGCACCTGTCCTGGGTGGTCACCGCCTATCTGCTGGCCTCGACCGCCGCGACCCCGCTGTGGGGCAAGCTCGGCGACCAGTACGGCCGCAAGAGGCTGTTCCAGACCGCCATCGTCATCTTCCTCGTCGGCTCCGCGCTGTGCGGCATGGCGCAGGACATGCCCCAGCTGATCGGCTTCCGCGCACTGCAGGGGCTGGGCGGTGGCGGCCTGATGGTGCTGTCCATGGCGATCGTCGGCGACATCGTGCCGCCGCGTGAACGCGGGCGCTACCAGGGGCTGTTCGGGGCGGTGTTCGGGGCGACCAGTGTGCTCGGCCCGCTGCTCGGCGGGCTGTTCACCGAGCATCTGAGCTGGCGCTGGGTGTTCTACGTCAACCTGCCCGTCGGTGCCGTCGCGCTCGCCGTGATCGCCACCGCCCTGCGCATCCCGCGCCGCACCGCCCACCACGTCATCGACTACCTGGGTACCTTCCTGATCGCCGCCGTCGCCACCTGCCTGGTCCTGGTCGCCTCCCTCGGCGGTACGACCTGGTCCTGGGGCTCGACGCAGATCGTCGGGCTCATCGGACTGGGCCTGCTGCTGGCCGTGGCGTTCGTGGCCGTCGAGCGGACGGCCGCCGAACCCGTGCTGCCGCTGAAGCTGTTCGGCATCCGCACCTTCACCCTCGCCGCTGTCATCAGCTTCATCGTCGGTTTCGCCATGTTCGGCGCGATGACCTATCTGCCGACGTTCCTGCAGGTGGTGCACGGCATCTCGCCGACCCTGTCCGGCGTGCACATGCTGCCCATGGTGGTCGGCCTGCTGCTGTCGTCCACGATCTCCGGACAGATCGTCAGCCGCACCGGCCGCTGGAAGGTCTTCCCGCTCACCGGCACCGCCGTCACCGCCCTCGGCCTGCTCCTCCTCCACCGGCTCGACGAGCACAGCCCGACCGCCGAGATGAGCGTCTACTTCTTCGTGTTCGGCCTCGGCCTCGGCCTGGTCATGCAGGTCCTCGTCCTCATCGTGCAGAACGCGGTGTCGTACGAGGACCTGGGCGTCGCCACCTCCGGCGCGACCTTCTTCCGCTCCATCGGCGCCTCCTTCGGCGTGGCGATCTTCGGCACGGTGTTCGCGAGCCGCCTCGGCGACAAACTCGCCGCCGCCTTCCGGGGCGCCCATCTGCCGCCCGGCGTGAACGCGAACGCCCTGAAGTCCGACCCGCGCGGCATCGCCGCCCTGCCGCCCGCCCTGCGCCCGGCGGCCCTGCACGCGTACGCGTCCGCCATCACCGACGTCTTCCTCTACGCCGCCCCCGTCGCCGTCCTCGGCTTCCTGCTGGCCTGGTTCCTGAAGGAGGACCCGCTGCGCGGCTCGGTCACCGCGCCGGACGCCTCCGAGACCATCCCGCCCAACCCGGTGGAGCGGTCCTCCTACGACGAGTGCTGCCGCGCCCTGTCGCTGCTCGGCACCCGCGAGGGACGCCGCGAGATCTACCGGAAGATCACCGAACGGGCCGGGTACGACCTGCTGCCCGCCGCCAGCTGGATGCTGCTGCGCATCCGCAAGTACGGCTCCGTCGAGCCGGGCGTGCTCGCTGAGCGCAGTCCCGTCCCGCTGGAGGCCGTCCTCGCCGCCGCCCGCCAGGTCGAGGAACGGCAGCTCGCCGAACGCCAGGGCCTGGACCTGTACTTGACTCCCTCCGGCCGCGTGGTCGCCGAACACCTCGCCAAGGCCCGCGAGGAGTCCCTCGCCGAACTCCTCGGCGACTGGTGGGAGCCCGGCCGATCCACCGACCTGACCCAGCTCGTGCGGGAACTCACCGGCGAACTGTGCGGCACGGACCGCGAACGACCGCACGACGCGACCGGCGCCAAGGTCAGCTGA
- a CDS encoding GNAT family N-acetyltransferase, with protein MAGMTWTIAPEPYDSPVAAALWRAYYTEVSDRWYLLHEGRRTDPGELEREIAATTGSELAPPTGQLLVGRYGGEPAGSAGVRLLEPDTAELTRVFVYERLRGRGGAPRLVAAAEEAARSLGARRLILDTRGDLVEARALYARLGYTETGPHNDDVHAEHWFRKELAVS; from the coding sequence ATGGCCGGCATGACGTGGACGATCGCCCCGGAACCGTACGACTCCCCGGTCGCCGCCGCCCTGTGGCGGGCGTACTACACGGAGGTCAGCGACCGCTGGTATCTGCTGCACGAGGGCCGCCGCACCGACCCCGGCGAGCTGGAGCGGGAGATCGCGGCCACGACCGGATCCGAACTCGCCCCTCCCACCGGGCAGTTGCTCGTCGGCCGGTACGGGGGCGAGCCCGCCGGTTCGGCGGGGGTACGGCTGCTGGAGCCCGACACGGCGGAACTGACCCGGGTGTTCGTGTACGAGCGTCTGCGCGGCAGGGGCGGGGCCCCGCGACTGGTGGCCGCCGCCGAGGAGGCCGCCCGCTCCCTCGGCGCCCGGCGGCTGATCCTGGACACCCGCGGCGACCTGGTGGAGGCCCGCGCCCTGTACGCCCGACTCGGCTACACGGAGACCGGCCCGCACAACGACGACGTCCACGCCGAGCACTGGTTCCGCAAGGAGCTGGCGGTCAGCTGA
- a CDS encoding helix-turn-helix transcriptional regulator, with protein MNRTDRLYALVEELRAAAPRPRSARVLARRFEVSVRTIERDLAALQQSGVPVHAEPGRSGGYVLDRERTLPPLTITPAEATALAVALHALAGTPFAADGRSALHKVLAVMPERERRAAAELTERVRLLVPAARPERPAGPVVPGALREALTAGRVLRLEYADAAGRITARDVEPLGFLGGEEHWYLAAWCRLRDAPRGFRLDRVRAATALDERAPHRAVDLAALDTLGSDVVPLDAATVL; from the coding sequence GTGAACCGCACCGACCGTCTCTACGCCCTCGTCGAGGAGTTGCGCGCCGCCGCTCCCCGGCCCCGCAGTGCCCGGGTGCTCGCCCGGCGCTTCGAGGTCAGCGTCCGCACCATCGAGCGGGACCTGGCCGCGTTGCAGCAGTCCGGCGTGCCCGTCCACGCCGAGCCGGGCCGCAGCGGCGGGTACGTGCTCGACCGGGAGCGGACGCTGCCGCCGCTGACCATCACCCCGGCCGAGGCGACCGCCCTCGCCGTGGCCCTGCACGCCCTGGCCGGGACGCCGTTCGCGGCGGACGGGCGCAGCGCGCTGCACAAGGTGCTGGCCGTGATGCCGGAACGGGAGCGCAGGGCGGCGGCCGAGCTGACCGAGCGGGTACGGCTGCTGGTCCCGGCCGCCCGCCCGGAGCGGCCCGCCGGCCCTGTGGTGCCCGGCGCGCTGCGGGAAGCGCTGACCGCGGGCCGCGTGCTGCGGCTGGAGTATGCCGACGCCGCCGGCCGGATCACCGCCCGGGACGTGGAGCCGCTCGGCTTCCTCGGCGGCGAGGAGCACTGGTACCTGGCGGCGTGGTGCCGGCTGCGGGACGCGCCGCGCGGCTTCCGGCTGGACCGGGTCCGCGCGGCGACGGCCCTGGACGAGCGGGCCCCGCACCGCGCCGTCGACCTCGCCGCCCTCGACACGCTCGGCTCCGACGTCGTACCGCTCGACGCGGCGACGGTCCTCTGA
- a CDS encoding nuclear transport factor 2 family protein, producing MTTTQRTPALTPATGIALFDRWTALWNGDFSDPEAFLAPGFRIRFGNDPERGAATDEVYGPAGIVGLVSAFRDERPGLRYTVDGTPTVDGALGRVACCWYVTQADGTQKSGIDLLEVVDGRIATVWSVTGLRRFAH from the coding sequence ATGACAACGACGCAACGGACCCCCGCACTCACCCCTGCCACCGGCATCGCCCTCTTCGACCGCTGGACCGCCCTGTGGAACGGCGACTTCAGCGACCCGGAGGCCTTCCTCGCGCCCGGCTTCCGCATCCGCTTCGGCAACGACCCCGAGCGCGGGGCCGCCACCGACGAGGTGTACGGCCCCGCCGGGATCGTCGGCCTGGTCTCCGCCTTCCGCGACGAGCGGCCCGGGCTGCGGTACACCGTCGACGGCACGCCGACGGTGGACGGCGCTCTCGGCCGGGTCGCCTGCTGCTGGTACGTGACCCAGGCGGACGGCACCCAGAAGAGCGGGATCGATCTGCTGGAGGTGGTGGACGGGCGGATCGCCACGGTCTGGTCGGTGACCGGGCTGCGTCGCTTCGCGCACTGA
- a CDS encoding DUF1992 domain-containing protein, producing the protein MTERKPPGVPFESWVDKQIRDAQGRGEFERLPGTGEPLPAGLDSAYDELWWVKRKMAREGLSVLPPALALRKEAEDALAAACAAPSERIARKIIEDVNVKIKDMMFKPPPGPPLGRKPYDVEEVVREWRQRRAAAGRDRSDV; encoded by the coding sequence ATGACCGAGCGAAAGCCACCGGGTGTGCCGTTCGAGTCCTGGGTGGACAAGCAGATCCGTGACGCGCAGGGGCGGGGTGAGTTCGAGCGGCTGCCGGGCACGGGTGAGCCGCTGCCCGCCGGTCTCGACTCCGCCTATGACGAACTGTGGTGGGTCAAGCGGAAGATGGCGCGCGAGGGTCTGTCCGTGCTGCCGCCCGCGCTCGCCCTGCGCAAGGAGGCCGAGGACGCGCTCGCGGCGGCCTGCGCGGCACCCTCCGAGCGGATCGCCCGGAAGATCATCGAGGACGTCAACGTCAAGATCAAGGACATGATGTTCAAGCCGCCGCCCGGTCCCCCGCTGGGCAGGAAGCCGTACGACGTCGAGGAGGTCGTACGCGAGTGGCGGCAGCGCAGGGCTGCCGCCGGACGTGATCGTTCAGATGTGTAG
- a CDS encoding FHA domain-containing protein, whose translation MLELTMATVSGADAGATAGMTMAEAPSEPGAVLRVGRDASVCRLVTPEDWLFVSRVHLEFLCGPDGGWHLTWLRGSQAEPSSEVRLMAGEYAQPLGYGATVPLPRGGSGEIVVQDRTAPRSVNVGFYHEA comes from the coding sequence GTGCTCGAACTCACCATGGCCACCGTCTCCGGGGCCGACGCGGGCGCCACGGCCGGGATGACGATGGCCGAGGCGCCGAGCGAGCCGGGCGCCGTGCTCCGGGTCGGCCGGGACGCCTCCGTGTGCCGGCTGGTCACCCCCGAGGACTGGCTGTTCGTCTCCCGGGTCCACCTGGAGTTCCTCTGCGGCCCCGACGGCGGCTGGCACCTCACCTGGCTGCGCGGCTCACAGGCCGAGCCGTCGTCCGAAGTGCGGCTGATGGCCGGGGAGTACGCGCAGCCCCTCGGCTACGGCGCGACCGTGCCGCTGCCGCGCGGTGGGTCCGGCGAGATCGTCGTGCAGGACCGCACCGCGCCGCGCAGCGTCAACGTCGGCTTCTACCACGAGGCCTGA
- a CDS encoding O-methyltransferase — MSDSQLWDDVDDYFTSRLAPDDEALQAALRENDAAGLPHISVTAAQGKFLQLLAQAQGARHILEIGTLGGYSTIWLARALPEDGRLVSLEYNAKHAEVATRNLARAGLDRIAEVRVGPALESLPKLADENPAPFDLVFIDADKANNAHYVEWALRLTRTGSLIIVDNVVRGGRVVDASSPEPDVVGTRAAIELIGTHPRLSGTAIQTVGSKGYDGFALARVLD, encoded by the coding sequence ATGAGCGACTCCCAGCTCTGGGACGACGTCGACGACTACTTCACCAGCCGGCTCGCCCCCGATGACGAGGCGCTGCAGGCGGCCCTGCGGGAGAACGACGCAGCCGGTCTGCCGCACATCTCCGTCACGGCGGCGCAGGGCAAGTTCCTCCAGCTGCTCGCCCAGGCGCAGGGCGCGCGGCACATCCTGGAGATCGGCACACTCGGCGGCTACAGCACGATCTGGCTGGCCCGGGCCCTGCCCGAGGACGGCCGGCTGGTGTCGCTGGAGTACAACGCCAAGCACGCGGAGGTGGCCACCCGGAACCTCGCCCGGGCCGGCCTGGACCGGATCGCGGAGGTGCGGGTGGGTCCGGCCCTGGAGTCGCTGCCCAAGCTCGCCGACGAGAACCCGGCCCCGTTCGACCTGGTGTTCATCGACGCCGACAAGGCCAACAACGCCCACTACGTGGAGTGGGCGCTGCGCCTCACCCGCACCGGCAGCCTGATCATCGTGGACAACGTGGTGCGCGGCGGCCGGGTCGTCGACGCGAGCAGCCCCGAGCCCGACGTCGTGGGCACGCGCGCCGCGATCGAGCTGATCGGCACCCACCCGAGGCTGAGCGGCACCGCGATCCAGACGGTCGGCAGCAAGGGCTACGACGGCTTCGCGCTGGCCCGGGTGCTGGACTGA
- a CDS encoding DUF2330 domain-containing protein, with protein MKQARARIVTLVLALLGVQLSWLIAPAYACGCGAMVPDPAAEISVAQEQSVLRWDGRQEQIVMRLTVNGDARHAAWIMPVPHRATVRLGDPALFDQLSRAIQPVHRTRYYFWPKNGDWPFDSHDAGDAAAPPEAAGGVGVVGRQRLGPFDVARLTATDPAALGDWLHAHGFPLPARLRTALQPYVDRRWEYVAVRLAPDARGTALHGALDPLHLTFAADRPVYPMRLSRLARTPQSLGLYVLAAHRMETRTTIGGPWPGVVFAGRLHTQAGALGGLAAGTPYLTALTQRFPEPARISGDHELRRAATDAPVQQVIYDYRMRAVAGIPAWLLTMGGALLLVAAAGAVIVVRRSRRPVIAPPPVQAPPPFPPSAPVG; from the coding sequence GTGAAACAAGCCCGCGCTCGCATAGTCACCCTGGTCCTCGCCCTCCTCGGCGTGCAGCTGTCCTGGCTCATCGCCCCGGCCTACGCCTGTGGGTGCGGGGCGATGGTGCCGGATCCGGCGGCGGAGATATCCGTCGCCCAGGAGCAGTCCGTGCTGCGCTGGGACGGCCGTCAGGAGCAGATCGTGATGCGGCTGACGGTGAACGGCGACGCCCGGCACGCCGCCTGGATCATGCCGGTCCCGCACCGGGCGACCGTCCGCCTCGGCGATCCCGCGCTCTTCGACCAGCTGTCCAGGGCCATCCAGCCCGTCCACCGCACCCGGTACTACTTCTGGCCGAAGAACGGCGACTGGCCCTTCGACAGCCATGACGCGGGAGACGCCGCCGCACCGCCCGAGGCCGCCGGCGGCGTGGGTGTGGTCGGTCGCCAGCGGCTCGGCCCGTTCGACGTGGCCCGGCTGACCGCCACCGACCCGGCGGCCCTCGGCGACTGGCTGCACGCCCACGGCTTCCCCCTGCCCGCCCGGCTGCGGACGGCCCTGCAGCCGTACGTCGACCGGCGCTGGGAGTACGTGGCCGTCCGGCTCGCCCCGGACGCCCGGGGCACCGCGCTGCACGGCGCGCTGGACCCCCTCCACCTCACGTTCGCCGCCGACCGTCCGGTCTACCCGATGCGGCTGTCCCGGCTGGCCCGTACCCCGCAGTCGCTCGGCCTGTACGTCCTCGCCGCCCACCGCATGGAGACCCGCACCACGATCGGCGGCCCGTGGCCCGGCGTGGTCTTCGCGGGCCGCCTCCACACGCAGGCCGGCGCCCTCGGCGGGCTGGCCGCCGGCACGCCGTACCTGACCGCGCTCACTCAGCGGTTTCCCGAGCCCGCCCGCATCTCCGGCGACCACGAGCTGCGCCGCGCCGCCACCGACGCCCCGGTCCAGCAGGTGATCTACGACTACCGGATGCGAGCGGTCGCCGGGATCCCGGCCTGGCTGCTCACCATGGGCGGAGCACTCCTGCTGGTCGCCGCCGCCGGCGCCGTGATCGTCGTACGGCGCTCCCGGCGGCCGGTGATTGCGCCGCCGCCCGTACAGGCTCCGCCGCCTTTCCCCCCGTCGGCGCCCGTCGGCTGA
- the proP gene encoding glycine betaine/L-proline transporter ProP — protein MATATAVSPSLKTRRATKARDVTVTDPALVKRAVKAAALGNAMEWFDFGVYSYIAVTLGKVFFPSGNPTAQLLSTFGAFAAAFLVRPLGGMVFGPLGDRVGRQKVLAVTMIMMAAGTFAIGLIPSYASIGVGAPLLLLAARLVQGFSTGGEYAGASTFIAEYAPDKKRGFFGSWLEFGTLAGYIGGAGLVTLMTALLSSHDLVSWGWRIPFLIAGPMGLIGLYLRMRLEETPAFAAEVEKAEAARPKVPLREMVAGQWKALLLCMGLVLVFNVTDYMLLSYMPSYLTSELKYDETHGLLVVLGVMALMMIVQPFAGALTDRVGRRPVIAAGCAGFLFLSVPALLLIRQGSLLAVALGMGALGLLLVCFTAAMPAALPALFPTRVRYGSLSIGFNVSVSLFGGTTPLVVTALIGATGNMMMPAYYMMAAAVVGGFAVWRMAECAGRPLPGSAPAVEQR, from the coding sequence TTGGCGACCGCCACAGCCGTCTCCCCGTCCCTGAAGACCCGGCGGGCCACCAAGGCCCGTGACGTCACCGTCACCGACCCCGCGCTGGTCAAGCGCGCCGTGAAGGCGGCCGCGCTCGGCAACGCGATGGAGTGGTTCGACTTCGGTGTCTACAGCTACATCGCGGTCACCCTGGGCAAGGTCTTCTTCCCGTCCGGCAACCCGACCGCGCAGCTGCTGTCGACCTTCGGCGCCTTCGCGGCGGCCTTCCTGGTCCGGCCGCTCGGTGGCATGGTCTTCGGTCCGCTGGGCGACCGGGTGGGCCGCCAGAAGGTCCTCGCCGTCACGATGATCATGATGGCGGCGGGCACGTTCGCGATCGGCCTGATCCCGTCGTACGCCTCGATCGGCGTCGGCGCCCCGCTGCTTCTGCTGGCCGCCCGGCTGGTGCAGGGCTTCTCCACCGGCGGTGAGTACGCAGGCGCGTCGACCTTCATCGCCGAGTACGCCCCGGACAAGAAGCGCGGATTCTTCGGCAGCTGGCTGGAGTTCGGCACGCTGGCGGGCTACATCGGCGGCGCGGGCCTGGTCACCCTGATGACCGCGCTGCTGTCCTCGCACGACCTGGTGTCGTGGGGCTGGCGCATCCCGTTCCTGATCGCGGGCCCGATGGGCCTCATCGGCCTGTATCTGCGGATGCGGCTGGAGGAGACCCCGGCGTTCGCGGCGGAGGTCGAGAAGGCGGAGGCCGCCCGGCCGAAGGTGCCGCTGCGCGAGATGGTCGCGGGCCAGTGGAAGGCGCTGCTGCTGTGCATGGGCCTGGTGCTGGTCTTCAACGTCACCGACTACATGCTGCTGTCGTACATGCCGAGCTACCTCACCAGTGAGCTGAAGTACGACGAGACGCACGGGCTGCTGGTCGTGCTGGGCGTGATGGCCCTGATGATGATCGTCCAGCCGTTCGCGGGTGCGCTGACCGACCGGGTCGGCCGTCGCCCGGTGATCGCGGCCGGCTGCGCGGGCTTCCTGTTCCTCTCCGTCCCGGCCCTGCTGCTGATCCGCCAGGGCAGCCTGCTCGCCGTCGCGCTGGGCATGGGCGCGCTGGGTCTGCTGCTGGTCTGCTTCACGGCGGCCATGCCGGCCGCGCTGCCCGCTCTCTTCCCGACGCGGGTGCGGTACGGGTCCCTGTCCATCGGGTTCAACGTGTCGGTGTCGCTGTTCGGCGGGACGACTCCGCTGGTCGTGACCGCGCTGATCGGGGCGACGGGGAACATGATGATGCCCGCGTATTACATGATGGCCGCGGCTGTCGTGGGCGGGTTCGCGGTGTGGCGGATGGCCGAGTGTGCGGGGCGGCCGTTGCCGGGTTCCGCCCCGGCAGTGGAGCAGCGGTAA